The following proteins are encoded in a genomic region of Candidatus Krumholzibacteriia bacterium:
- a CDS encoding efflux RND transporter permease subunit, translating into MEGRGLYGSILSLALKNRFLVFLAVLLLTLWGLSVSPFGSGSSLLPGNPVPVDAIPDLSENQQIVFSEWPGRSPRDVEDQISYPLTVSLMGMPGVRTVRSYSMTGFSTLYVIFEEGVDFYWARSRVLEKLASLPAGSLPEGVSPTLGPDATALGQIFWYTLEGRDAEGQPVGGWDPDELRSVQDYQVRYALLSADGVAEVASVGGYVREYQVDVDPEALRAWDVSLEEVARAIRQSNRDVGARTLEVNSVEYLVRGLGRIDSLNDLEHTVVKAREGSPVLLRDLASLTLGPAGRRGVLDRDGVEAVGGVVVVRFGENPLEAIQNVKERIAEISAGLPEKNLDDGRVSKLHIVPFYDRTQLIEETLGTLESALEEEVLVTLLVVLVLLAHLGSSLLVAALLPLAVLMSFIGMKLFAVDANIVALSGIAIAIGTMVDMGIVVSENILRRVREAGESSLELILDASREVGSAVLTAVSTTVISFLPVFALQDAEGKLFRPLAFTKTFALLAAAILALLFLPPFLSFLHGRVRSSNTTSAISRYARYLLLILAAGFLAGTWLPLGVERGLLLNLLFVVLLVGGILSLFTVIRKRYKRTLRWCLDHKVLFLTLPLLILALGLFSWRSLGREFMPPLDEGSFLYMPTTMPHASLGETLDILQKQDLSMSMIPELETVVGKIGRAETALDPAPLSMVETVIQYHPEFLQDEKGRRLRFAHDRKERDLFRNVEGGSLLAPDGEPYTVQGRFKRDEEGRLVPDRRGRPFRLWRPELDPALNSGRKAWTGIQEPDDIWSEVLVATEIPGSTSAPKLQPIQTRLVMLQSGMRAPLGIKIQGPDLESMESFALSAEEVLRTSSAVNAATVNADRVVGKPYLEIHLLREDMARYGLSVARVQDTIEIALGGRPLTRTLEGRESYPVRLRYARERRDSFEAIGDLLVDTPSGARIPLAQISDIQYRRGPQVIKSEDGFLVSYLLFSGRKGLSEVEVVEECRDLLESKIADGSLPLPAGVHYRFAGTYENQLRASARLRLLVPLSLVLIFALLYLQFRSVAVALMVFSGVAVAWSGGFLMLGFYGLEFLPDFLRDMLHLRTVNLSVAVWVGFLALFGIATDDGVLMATYLRQGFQSRQAENREEVRKRVIEGASLRVRPALMTTATTLIALLPILSSTGRGSDIMIPMAIPVFGGMVVALATLFMVPVLYSLREEKRLSR; encoded by the coding sequence ATGGAAGGTCGCGGTCTCTACGGATCGATTCTCTCCCTTGCCCTGAAGAACCGCTTTCTGGTTTTTCTGGCTGTGCTTCTGCTCACCCTTTGGGGATTGTCCGTTTCGCCCTTTGGAAGTGGAAGTTCTCTTCTGCCCGGCAATCCGGTTCCGGTCGATGCCATTCCCGATCTTAGCGAAAACCAGCAGATCGTTTTCAGCGAGTGGCCGGGACGCAGCCCCCGCGACGTGGAAGACCAGATTTCCTATCCGCTGACAGTCTCCCTGATGGGAATGCCCGGAGTCCGCACGGTCCGCAGCTACTCGATGACCGGTTTTTCGACACTCTATGTCATCTTCGAAGAGGGCGTGGATTTCTACTGGGCGAGGAGCCGGGTTCTCGAGAAGCTGGCTAGCCTTCCCGCTGGCAGTTTACCCGAAGGAGTGTCGCCGACTCTGGGTCCGGATGCTACGGCTCTGGGCCAGATATTCTGGTACACGCTGGAGGGCCGTGATGCGGAGGGCCAGCCTGTCGGCGGCTGGGATCCCGATGAGCTGAGAAGCGTGCAGGACTATCAGGTTCGCTATGCGCTTCTTTCGGCCGATGGCGTAGCGGAAGTCGCCAGCGTGGGTGGCTATGTCCGGGAGTACCAGGTGGATGTGGACCCGGAAGCCCTGCGCGCCTGGGATGTGAGTCTCGAGGAGGTGGCCCGTGCGATTCGCCAGTCCAATCGGGACGTGGGTGCGCGAACTCTGGAGGTCAATTCTGTTGAGTACCTGGTTCGGGGACTGGGGCGAATCGACAGCCTGAACGATTTGGAACACACGGTCGTAAAGGCCCGCGAGGGAAGCCCGGTCTTGTTGAGAGATCTGGCCAGCCTCACCCTTGGTCCGGCTGGCCGCCGGGGAGTTCTGGATCGGGATGGCGTCGAGGCTGTCGGGGGTGTCGTGGTGGTTCGCTTCGGAGAGAATCCCCTCGAAGCGATTCAAAACGTGAAAGAACGGATTGCGGAAATTTCCGCCGGGCTTCCCGAAAAAAATCTCGACGATGGCCGGGTGAGCAAACTTCACATCGTGCCTTTTTACGACCGCACGCAGTTGATCGAGGAAACTCTGGGAACTTTGGAAAGTGCGCTGGAAGAAGAAGTCCTTGTGACTCTTCTCGTGGTTCTGGTGCTTCTTGCTCATTTGGGAAGCAGTCTTCTGGTGGCGGCGCTTCTGCCGCTGGCCGTTCTTATGAGTTTCATCGGCATGAAGCTCTTTGCTGTGGATGCGAACATCGTGGCGCTCTCCGGCATTGCCATCGCCATCGGAACGATGGTCGACATGGGCATTGTGGTCAGCGAAAACATCCTTCGCCGGGTGCGGGAAGCCGGGGAAAGTTCTCTGGAACTGATTCTCGATGCCAGTCGTGAAGTGGGATCCGCTGTTCTGACGGCCGTTTCGACCACCGTCATCAGTTTCCTGCCGGTTTTTGCGCTGCAGGATGCAGAAGGCAAGCTCTTTCGCCCTCTGGCTTTCACGAAGACCTTTGCCCTGCTGGCCGCCGCCATTCTTGCTCTTCTGTTTCTTCCTCCCTTCCTTTCCTTTCTCCACGGACGCGTCCGGTCCTCGAATACGACTTCTGCGATTTCCCGATATGCGAGATATCTTCTCCTGATTCTTGCGGCCGGCTTTCTTGCCGGAACCTGGCTTCCTCTGGGCGTGGAACGTGGCCTCCTCCTGAACCTCCTCTTTGTAGTGCTTCTGGTGGGCGGCATTCTCTCTCTGTTTACCGTCATTCGGAAGCGTTACAAGAGAACCCTGCGCTGGTGTCTGGATCACAAGGTGCTATTCCTTACCCTGCCCCTACTGATTCTTGCACTCGGACTGTTTTCCTGGAGAAGCCTGGGGCGGGAGTTCATGCCGCCGCTCGATGAAGGTTCCTTTCTCTATATGCCGACCACCATGCCCCACGCTTCCCTGGGGGAAACGCTGGACATTCTGCAAAAACAGGATCTCTCCATGTCCATGATCCCTGAGCTGGAGACGGTGGTGGGGAAGATCGGCCGCGCGGAAACGGCCCTCGACCCTGCGCCCCTGTCCATGGTGGAAACGGTGATCCAGTATCACCCCGAGTTCCTTCAGGATGAAAAGGGGCGGCGCCTTCGTTTTGCCCATGATCGAAAAGAGCGCGATCTCTTTCGAAATGTGGAGGGGGGCTCTCTTCTGGCGCCTGACGGGGAACCCTACACAGTGCAGGGGCGATTCAAACGAGATGAAGAGGGCCGACTGGTACCGGATCGTCGCGGGCGCCCCTTTCGCCTGTGGAGACCGGAACTGGATCCCGCTCTCAATTCGGGACGCAAGGCCTGGACGGGGATTCAGGAACCCGATGACATCTGGTCGGAGGTTCTTGTCGCTACAGAGATCCCCGGATCCACTTCTGCCCCGAAGCTTCAGCCCATCCAGACCCGCCTCGTGATGCTGCAAAGCGGAATGCGGGCGCCGCTGGGGATCAAGATCCAGGGACCGGATCTGGAAAGCATGGAGTCTTTTGCCCTTTCCGCCGAAGAGGTGCTGAGAACATCGTCCGCAGTCAATGCGGCCACGGTGAATGCGGATCGGGTGGTCGGCAAGCCCTACCTGGAGATTCATCTCCTTCGCGAAGACATGGCTCGCTATGGCTTGAGCGTTGCTCGCGTTCAGGACACGATCGAGATCGCTCTCGGCGGGCGTCCCCTGACACGCACGCTGGAAGGGCGGGAGAGCTATCCGGTTCGACTGCGCTACGCAAGGGAAAGACGGGACAGCTTCGAAGCGATTGGCGACCTGCTCGTTGACACTCCCTCCGGGGCGAGAATCCCTCTTGCACAGATTTCGGATATCCAGTACCGGCGCGGGCCGCAGGTGATCAAGAGTGAGGACGGCTTTCTGGTTTCCTATCTTCTCTTTTCCGGGCGAAAAGGTCTGAGCGAAGTGGAAGTGGTAGAAGAATGTCGCGACCTTCTGGAGTCGAAAATTGCTGACGGCAGTCTCCCGCTTCCTGCAGGCGTTCATTACCGTTTTGCCGGAACCTATGAAAACCAGTTGCGCGCTTCGGCCCGACTCAGGCTTCTGGTTCCCCTGTCCCTCGTGCTGATCTTTGCCCTGCTCTACCTGCAGTTCCGTTCGGTGGCAGTGGCACTGATGGTCTTCTCGGGAGTCGCCGTGGCCTGGTCCGGAGGCTTCCTGATGCTGGGCTTTTACGGACTCGAGTTCCTGCCGGACTTTCTCCGGGACATGCTGCACCTGCGAACAGTGAACCTGAGTGTCGCCGTCTGGGTCGGCTTTTTGGCTCTCTTCGGCATTGCCACGGACGATGGCGTTCTCATGGCCACCTATCTTCGCCAAGGCTTTCAATCAAGACAGGCCGAAAACCGGGAAGAGGTTCGCAAGCGGGTGATTGAGGGAGCCAGCCTTCGGGTTCGCCCAGCCCTGATGACCACGGCCACGACCCTGATTGCCCTGCTTCCCATCCTCAGTTCGACAGGTCGTGGCTCGGACATCATGATTCCCATGGCCATTCCCGTCTTCGGGGGAATGGTCGTGGCTCTGGCAACTCTCTTTATGGTTCCGGTTCTCTACAGCCTGCGGGAAGAGAAACGGCTGTCCCGCTAG
- a CDS encoding sigma-54 dependent transcriptional regulator, protein MPDILIVDDDRAIRRSLELHLKGRGMDVRAAVDLADAEAQWEEATPDLVILDLMLPDGEGLDLLERRAGDSARVVMITGHHDMEKAVRAMQLGAFDYVHKPVSVDEIDTVLDRALKQIREEQGAELAGLVESEGGRSGEIVGRSRAILELHKDIGRASRGGANLLLLGESGTGKELVARALHRNLSPDHPFVPVNCSALVPTLLESELFGHERGAFTGASQRRLGRMELAGEGVLFLDEIGDLSGDLQVKLLRVLQEKEFERVGGAKPLPFRATLLAATHRDLEKMVEEGEFREDLYFRLRVMEIRIPSLRERREDIPLLVDHFLARYNRELHRNVQKLSAETLEQLLQWDWPGNVRELENRVLAGIMASSGEVLEMEIPDKSLKPLRGDWERSLRDLEAEHIARVLVKTGWNLGRSCEILGISRPTLRKKIEDHGLKESFNG, encoded by the coding sequence ATGCCCGATATTCTCATTGTCGATGATGACCGCGCCATTCGCCGCAGTCTGGAGCTTCACCTGAAGGGTCGGGGAATGGATGTGCGCGCTGCGGTTGATTTGGCGGATGCGGAAGCACAGTGGGAAGAAGCGACACCGGATCTCGTCATCCTTGATCTCATGCTTCCCGATGGCGAAGGCCTGGACCTTCTGGAGAGAAGGGCCGGTGATTCCGCACGGGTTGTCATGATCACCGGTCATCATGACATGGAGAAGGCCGTACGGGCCATGCAACTCGGAGCCTTCGACTATGTTCACAAGCCGGTTTCGGTTGATGAAATCGACACGGTTCTCGATCGCGCCCTGAAACAGATTCGCGAGGAACAGGGTGCGGAACTCGCAGGCCTCGTGGAAAGCGAAGGAGGAAGAAGCGGGGAGATCGTTGGGAGAAGCCGGGCCATCCTGGAGCTTCACAAGGACATCGGGAGGGCCAGTCGGGGCGGAGCCAATCTGCTTTTACTCGGAGAGAGTGGTACGGGAAAGGAACTGGTAGCTCGCGCTCTTCATCGCAACCTGTCTCCCGACCATCCCTTTGTCCCTGTTAATTGCAGCGCTCTTGTGCCGACCCTGCTTGAAAGTGAACTCTTTGGTCACGAGCGCGGGGCCTTTACGGGAGCCAGCCAGCGGCGTCTCGGACGTATGGAGTTGGCCGGCGAAGGAGTGCTCTTTCTGGATGAGATTGGCGATCTCTCTGGCGATCTGCAGGTGAAGTTGCTTCGGGTTTTGCAGGAAAAGGAGTTTGAAAGAGTGGGGGGAGCGAAGCCCCTGCCTTTCCGAGCCACGCTGCTTGCGGCTACACACCGGGATCTGGAGAAGATGGTGGAAGAGGGAGAGTTTCGGGAGGATCTCTATTTCCGGCTTCGTGTCATGGAGATCCGGATTCCTTCCCTTCGCGAACGCCGCGAGGACATTCCGCTTCTGGTGGATCACTTTCTTGCACGCTACAATCGGGAACTTCATCGCAATGTGCAGAAGCTGTCCGCAGAGACTCTCGAGCAACTTCTGCAGTGGGATTGGCCGGGCAATGTAAGAGAGCTGGAGAACCGGGTGCTTGCGGGCATCATGGCCAGTAGTGGTGAAGTTCTCGAGATGGAGATTCCCGACAAGAGTCTCAAGCCCCTGCGCGGGGACTGGGAGCGCAGCTTGCGGGATCTTGAGGCCGAGCACATCGCCCGTGTCTTGGTGAAAACCGGCTGGAACCTGGGTCGCAGTTGTGAGATTCTCGGAATCAGTCGCCCTACCCTCCGCAAGAAAATCGAGGACCATGGACTGAAAGAATCTTTCAATGGCTAG
- a CDS encoding GAF domain-containing protein — MSRQEQYKALFQSLDRMLEGEGDEVALMATIASELKSRFDFMDWVGFYRVQSSELKLGPFQGASACLGFSIEEGICGECARKKQTLNVPDVRKVEHHIACSESTRSEFLVPILDSSGEVIAVLDIDSNQESAFSDIDETELPKLQRYFAAPVESRGKVASGLWSSLAIVLSVGTLLRIPLHFPGVSEEWFFPIFAPFALFLGLAAFSLIRRSAPLSFILRLGAGFLIPLLAILTLSRWSGGTSALSWTLMNLHSGFFYWTLFALAWMGPDWRRKEARSSFIRFQGEMLMYLALLMAGSMTFMGLSFSLFHVLGINLDPWVENWIQFYGLPALPLAAFYFVERMSGRKKEIAPFLARLFSPLFLLSTLAFLLTILFSDRDPFHHRQSLIALNSVLLFVTGISVYSLSEKSLPRFFALTIRVLLMVSVSLALVALAAVIFRLASWGVSPNRIAVLGANLLFLLHLSGMLLYSLRGGFEASWAWTARLLPLYAVWSLLVALLFPLIFS, encoded by the coding sequence GTGAGCCGTCAAGAACAGTACAAGGCGCTGTTCCAGTCCCTCGACCGAATGCTTGAGGGCGAAGGGGATGAGGTTGCCCTGATGGCGACGATTGCCTCTGAACTGAAGTCCCGATTCGACTTCATGGACTGGGTGGGCTTCTATCGTGTGCAATCCAGCGAACTGAAACTGGGCCCTTTTCAGGGTGCGAGTGCCTGTCTTGGTTTTTCCATCGAAGAAGGCATCTGCGGGGAATGCGCTCGCAAGAAGCAAACACTGAATGTTCCGGATGTTCGAAAGGTGGAGCATCACATTGCCTGCAGCGAGAGTACTCGCTCGGAGTTCCTCGTGCCGATTCTCGATTCTTCTGGAGAAGTAATTGCCGTTCTGGATATCGACTCGAATCAGGAGTCAGCCTTCAGCGATATCGACGAAACGGAACTTCCGAAACTGCAGCGGTATTTTGCTGCGCCTGTCGAGTCCCGCGGGAAAGTTGCTAGCGGGCTTTGGAGCAGTCTTGCGATTGTCTTGTCCGTCGGCACCCTTCTTCGCATTCCGCTTCATTTCCCCGGGGTCAGTGAGGAGTGGTTTTTCCCGATCTTCGCGCCCTTCGCATTGTTTTTGGGTCTTGCTGCATTCTCCCTGATTCGAAGAAGCGCACCCCTGTCCTTTATCCTTCGCCTGGGCGCCGGGTTTCTGATTCCCCTGCTTGCAATTCTGACGCTGTCCCGCTGGTCGGGGGGAACTTCCGCTCTTTCCTGGACCCTCATGAACCTGCATTCCGGTTTTTTCTATTGGACTCTTTTTGCCCTTGCCTGGATGGGGCCCGACTGGAGGAGGAAGGAAGCGCGAAGTTCCTTCATTCGCTTTCAGGGCGAAATGCTCATGTACCTGGCTCTACTGATGGCCGGTTCGATGACCTTCATGGGTCTGAGTTTTTCCCTCTTTCATGTGCTGGGGATCAATCTTGATCCATGGGTGGAAAACTGGATCCAGTTCTACGGACTGCCCGCGCTGCCTCTGGCCGCCTTCTATTTTGTGGAGAGGATGAGTGGACGCAAGAAGGAAATCGCTCCCTTTCTTGCCCGTCTCTTTTCCCCTCTCTTTCTTCTGTCCACTCTTGCCTTCCTTCTTACGATTCTCTTCTCGGACAGGGATCCTTTCCATCACCGTCAGTCCCTTATTGCCTTGAATTCTGTTCTGCTTTTCGTGACGGGAATCTCGGTATATTCCCTGTCAGAAAAGTCACTTCCCCGCTTTTTTGCGCTGACGATCCGGGTGCTATTGATGGTGTCTGTTTCCCTGGCCCTGGTGGCGCTGGCTGCGGTGATCTTTCGCCTTGCGAGCTGGGGAGTGAGCCCGAACCGGATTGCGGTCCTTGGTGCCAACCTGCTGTTTCTCCTGCACCTTTCCGGCATGCTGCTGTATTCCCTGCGAGGGGGCTTTGAGGCATCCTGGGCCTGGACGGCACGCCTGCTTCCTCTTTATGCAGTCTGGTCACTGCTGGTCGCCCTTCTCTTTCCCCTGATATTCTCATGA
- a CDS encoding TolC family protein, with product MIKVTSLSSLLLVLALPLWAAPGDGSVSLQVYLNEASGRNPGLEASRLRWEASREQSAIVGALPDPVIRFGIFASSVETRLGPQRQKLGLSQKIPGFGKRSLMREASEALALAMQEQYRSDLLDLQFRVRRHYLEQAFLASATAIARDNLTLLKELHAVSENRYRTGKLSRGDLLLLELDIARETTRVEDLQDSRQAEVDHLYALLGDSDLLDRVPDTLIEDHPLPSYSEEIGNHNPRLRKLAMEARYAGVKSELAHRSGLPDFQLSLDYIRLDALEGSSDPENGRDPMAIGLAMNLPIARGKIRAEKAAARKQEASSEKRLRDEEARTLALIEDTRAAWREANRSWKLHQESLVPVAEEVLQLEEQAFRTGSVSFRDYLQDRARLLNLRLELERSRKARALQGAILMKLYGMEKEG from the coding sequence ATGATCAAGGTCACTTCACTCTCGTCGCTGCTCCTCGTGCTGGCCCTTCCGCTTTGGGCCGCACCGGGGGATGGAAGCGTCTCGCTGCAGGTATACCTGAACGAGGCATCCGGGAGAAACCCGGGCCTGGAAGCGTCCCGACTTCGTTGGGAGGCCAGTCGGGAGCAGTCGGCGATTGTGGGGGCTTTGCCTGACCCTGTGATTCGTTTTGGTATTTTCGCAAGCAGTGTGGAAACCCGTCTGGGACCCCAGCGACAGAAGCTGGGACTGTCTCAGAAAATCCCCGGATTTGGAAAACGTAGCCTGATGCGAGAGGCCTCCGAAGCTCTGGCCCTTGCCATGCAGGAGCAGTATCGCTCCGACCTGCTGGATCTTCAGTTCCGGGTTCGCAGGCATTATCTGGAGCAGGCCTTCCTTGCCAGCGCTACTGCGATTGCAAGAGACAACCTCACCCTTCTCAAAGAGCTTCATGCCGTCAGTGAGAACCGCTACCGCACGGGGAAGCTCTCTCGTGGCGACCTTCTTCTTCTGGAACTGGACATTGCCCGTGAGACCACAAGGGTGGAGGATCTTCAGGACAGCCGGCAGGCGGAAGTCGATCACCTCTACGCCTTGCTTGGAGACTCCGACCTTCTCGACCGGGTTCCAGATACCCTGATTGAGGATCATCCCCTTCCTTCTTATTCGGAAGAAATCGGGAACCACAATCCCCGGCTTCGCAAGTTGGCAATGGAAGCCCGCTACGCCGGGGTGAAAAGTGAACTGGCCCACCGTTCCGGTCTTCCCGACTTCCAGCTTTCCCTGGACTACATCCGGCTCGATGCCCTTGAGGGAAGTTCAGATCCTGAAAACGGTCGCGATCCCATGGCCATTGGCCTTGCGATGAACCTGCCGATCGCCCGGGGTAAAATCCGTGCGGAAAAGGCGGCCGCAAGAAAGCAGGAGGCCTCTTCTGAAAAGAGGCTTCGGGACGAAGAGGCCCGCACTCTGGCTCTCATTGAAGATACAAGAGCTGCCTGGAGAGAGGCCAACCGATCCTGGAAACTCCATCAGGAATCCCTGGTACCCGTGGCCGAAGAAGTGCTTCAGCTGGAAGAACAGGCCTTTCGCACCGGCAGCGTTTCGTTTCGAGACTACCTGCAGGACCGTGCCCGCCTCCTGAACCTACGGCTCGAACTGGAGAGAAGCCGCAAGGCTCGCGCTCTTCAGGGGGCAATTCTAATGAAACTCTATGGAATGGAGAAGGAAGGATGA
- a CDS encoding efflux RND transporter periplasmic adaptor subunit, producing the protein MKKILIASAFLLMAMSPALSAEEWTCSMHPQIRQPEPGLCPLCAMDLIPVSGSSSELGPRQLKLSERAEALAEIQTSRVRRDQAERELQLYGKVAVDETRRSRIAAWTSGRIEKLHIDFLGAEVHKGEPLADIYSPELISAQEELFQSLRSGNADAAREKLRLLGLDKREIASIEEAGRPRDAVTIRANLDGVVLEMPSMEGAYVQTGSPLFTVADLSRVWVQLEAYEKDLPWIRAGQEVSFQTESWPGEVFHGTVAFLDPMLNETSRTLRLRVEADNPGGKLKPGLFVRARLLAPFGDSHSLLIPASAPLLTGRRAVVYVSKGQGLYEGREVELGPRAGDHYVVLSGLSEGEKVVTRGNFKIDSSLQILAKPSMMSMDEKQTPAAFLQSLDPLYESYFKVAESLSLDRVPDLSELKQSLSEITTDFLGDHQKKEWDSLSSRLESALEEMGKTKDLGDSRSRFEPLSYAMIDLAVTLGGSGNVPVYEFHCPMAFDWKGSDWLQGRDGVENPYFGSQMYRCGSRTTVHVEGAK; encoded by the coding sequence ATGAAGAAGATCCTGATCGCATCGGCATTTCTTCTGATGGCCATGAGCCCTGCCCTGTCGGCAGAGGAATGGACCTGCTCCATGCACCCCCAGATTCGCCAGCCCGAACCGGGACTCTGCCCACTGTGTGCCATGGACCTGATTCCGGTCAGTGGCAGTTCTTCGGAACTCGGCCCGCGTCAGTTGAAGTTGTCAGAAAGAGCGGAGGCACTGGCGGAGATCCAGACGAGTCGTGTTCGCAGGGATCAGGCTGAACGGGAGCTCCAGCTTTATGGCAAGGTGGCAGTGGATGAAACCCGCCGCTCCCGAATTGCCGCTTGGACATCCGGGCGCATTGAGAAACTTCATATCGACTTCCTTGGCGCTGAGGTCCACAAGGGAGAGCCTCTGGCTGATATCTACAGCCCGGAACTGATCTCCGCACAGGAGGAGTTGTTCCAGTCTCTTCGAAGCGGCAATGCTGATGCCGCTCGCGAGAAACTTCGCCTGCTCGGACTCGACAAAAGAGAGATCGCTTCTATTGAAGAAGCAGGTCGTCCCCGCGACGCGGTGACCATTCGTGCAAATCTTGATGGTGTGGTTCTCGAGATGCCTTCCATGGAGGGTGCCTATGTCCAGACCGGAAGTCCTCTCTTTACGGTGGCCGACCTTTCGCGCGTCTGGGTGCAACTGGAAGCCTATGAAAAGGACCTCCCCTGGATTCGTGCCGGACAGGAAGTGAGCTTCCAGACGGAGTCCTGGCCGGGAGAAGTGTTCCATGGAACGGTGGCCTTCCTCGATCCAATGCTGAACGAAACAAGCCGCACGCTTCGTCTGCGGGTGGAAGCGGACAATCCTGGAGGCAAGCTCAAGCCCGGACTCTTTGTGCGCGCCCGCCTGCTGGCTCCCTTTGGAGATTCCCATAGCCTGCTGATTCCCGCATCGGCACCGCTTCTCACGGGTCGCCGTGCCGTCGTCTATGTGTCCAAGGGGCAGGGGCTTTATGAGGGCCGCGAAGTGGAACTGGGTCCCCGTGCGGGGGATCACTATGTCGTGCTCTCCGGCCTATCCGAAGGCGAGAAGGTGGTCACGCGAGGCAATTTCAAGATCGATTCTTCCCTGCAAATTCTTGCCAAGCCCTCCATGATGAGCATGGATGAAAAGCAAACCCCGGCCGCCTTTCTTCAGAGCCTCGATCCGCTCTATGAGTCCTATTTCAAGGTTGCAGAATCTTTGTCACTGGATCGGGTTCCCGATCTTTCAGAATTGAAACAGAGCCTGTCGGAAATCACGACGGACTTCCTCGGCGATCATCAGAAGAAAGAATGGGATAGCCTTTCCTCCCGACTTGAGAGTGCACTTGAGGAAATGGGCAAGACGAAAGATCTCGGCGACTCACGCAGCCGTTTCGAGCCTCTGTCCTATGCGATGATCGACCTGGCGGTAACTCTGGGTGGCAGTGGCAATGTTCCGGTCTACGAGTTCCACTGCCCCATGGCCTTCGACTGGAAGGGCAGTGACTGGTTGCAGGGTCGCGATGGTGTCGAGAACCCCTACTTCGGATCACAGATGTATCGTTGTGGCAGCAGGACCACGGTTCATGTTGAAGGAGCAAAGTAG